In the Pirellulales bacterium genome, one interval contains:
- a CDS encoding signal peptidase II, which translates to MPAVPRNRWFVFLFLAVGGLTLDLATKHWIFQRLGMPGTHHPIPIVGDILKLETNLNEGALWGMGQGRAALFSCLSMVAVAGIVGWLFWAGNARDWLPTIALGGVCGGVLGNLYDRLGFPGLMWHFPPRRVGEPVYAVRDWIHFEVPQWFDFPVFNIADSLLVGGACLLMLFAFRSERVPQSAIGPATAAH; encoded by the coding sequence ATGCCAGCGGTGCCGCGAAATCGATGGTTCGTGTTCCTGTTCCTGGCCGTCGGCGGCTTGACGCTCGATTTGGCCACGAAGCACTGGATCTTTCAGCGGTTGGGGATGCCCGGCACACACCACCCCATCCCCATTGTGGGCGACATTCTGAAGCTGGAAACAAACCTCAACGAAGGCGCCCTATGGGGAATGGGCCAAGGTCGCGCCGCGTTGTTCAGTTGTCTGTCGATGGTGGCCGTCGCCGGCATTGTTGGCTGGCTGTTCTGGGCCGGTAACGCGCGCGATTGGCTGCCGACGATCGCCTTGGGAGGAGTTTGCGGCGGGGTGCTAGGAAACCTCTATGACCGGCTCGGTTTCCCAGGGCTGATGTGGCATTTTCCCCCGCGGCGCGTGGGCGAACCCGTTTATGCAGTACGCGATTGGATTCACTTCGAAGTGCCGCAGTGGTTCGATTTTCCAGTGTTCAATATTGCCGACAGCCTATTGGTAGGTGGCGCGTGTCTGTTGATGCTGTTTGCTTTCCGTAGCGAACGCGTGCCGCAGTCGGCGATTGGCCCCGCAACTGCGGCACATTGA
- a CDS encoding Rrf2 family transcriptional regulator, translating to MRLSHTVSYGVRALTALAAAGDSNPVPCRELARMADLPERFLLQILRSLVNHGLLVSTRGVEGGYTLARPATQITLLDVIEAIDGDVTLELAGSGTVNPMLTSAVEDATERVREELRKLHFGLFAGPGVSGGKVASEQRCAAPAIC from the coding sequence ATGAGACTTTCGCACACAGTGAGTTACGGAGTGCGTGCGTTGACGGCGCTGGCCGCTGCCGGGGACTCGAATCCCGTACCATGCCGAGAGTTGGCCCGGATGGCGGATCTGCCGGAGCGCTTTCTGCTGCAAATCCTACGCAGCCTGGTCAATCATGGGCTGCTGGTTTCGACCCGGGGTGTCGAGGGTGGCTACACCCTGGCTCGCCCGGCCACGCAGATCACGCTGCTCGACGTCATCGAGGCGATCGACGGCGATGTCACGCTGGAACTGGCGGGTAGCGGAACCGTGAATCCCATGCTAACCAGCGCCGTGGAAGACGCCACGGAGCGAGTGCGTGAGGAATTGCGCAAGCTGCACTTCGGTCTGTTTGCCGGGCCAGGCGTATCGGGCGGCAAGGTTGCCTCCGAGCAGCGTTGTGCCGCGCCGGCAATTTGCTGA
- the rpmB gene encoding 50S ribosomal protein L28: MARVCEVCGKRPILGNRVTTRGKAKYLGGVGTKVTGISRRQFKPNLQRVHVTEGKTNKTKLVCVTCLRSGAVVKAVRNQPFRLPAGAEKAADKK, translated from the coding sequence ATGGCCAGGGTTTGTGAAGTTTGTGGCAAGCGCCCCATCTTGGGCAACCGCGTCACCACGCGCGGTAAGGCCAAGTACTTGGGTGGCGTCGGTACCAAGGTGACCGGCATTTCGCGCCGCCAATTCAAGCCCAACCTGCAGCGGGTTCACGTGACCGAAGGTAAGACGAACAAGACCAAGCTCGTCTGCGTGACCTGTCTCCGCAGCGGCGCCGTGGTCAAGGCGGTTCGCAATCAGCCTTTCCGCTTGCCGGCCGGCGCCGAAAAGGCCGCCGACAAGAAGTAA
- the hisN gene encoding histidinol-phosphatase has product MRPPDEQELSARLDVATKAAREAGQITLQYFCRDNYAVEFKSDASPVTVADREAEQFLRRRVAELFPDDGFLGEEFSEAAGTSGYRWVVDPIDGTKSFVQGVPLYGTMVGVEWQGRCHVGVLYFPGLDEMVYAASGQGAHHVRSGQAPSPARVSQVANLNEAVFVTTCVGDFARFGKGPAYPALEAACRVTRTWGDCYGYLLVATGRAEVMVDPVMNVWDAAAVQPILEEAGGTFTDWAGEPTIHHREGLATNGRLLEAVLAHTRPHAGRFATASG; this is encoded by the coding sequence ATGCGGCCGCCCGACGAACAGGAGTTGTCTGCCCGGCTAGATGTCGCCACCAAGGCAGCGCGCGAAGCCGGGCAGATCACGCTGCAGTACTTCTGCCGCGACAACTACGCGGTCGAGTTCAAGAGCGATGCGTCGCCGGTGACGGTCGCCGATCGCGAGGCCGAACAGTTTCTCCGCCGCCGAGTGGCCGAATTGTTTCCGGACGACGGTTTTCTTGGCGAGGAATTCTCCGAGGCCGCGGGAACGTCGGGCTATCGCTGGGTTGTCGACCCGATCGACGGGACCAAATCGTTCGTCCAGGGTGTTCCGCTCTACGGCACCATGGTAGGCGTCGAATGGCAAGGGCGCTGCCACGTCGGGGTGCTCTATTTCCCTGGCCTCGATGAGATGGTCTATGCCGCCTCGGGGCAGGGGGCCCATCACGTGCGCTCCGGCCAAGCGCCAAGCCCTGCGCGGGTCTCGCAAGTTGCGAACCTGAACGAGGCCGTCTTCGTCACCACGTGCGTGGGGGATTTTGCCCGCTTTGGCAAAGGCCCTGCTTACCCGGCGCTCGAAGCGGCATGCCGCGTCACGCGCACCTGGGGCGACTGTTATGGCTACTTGCTCGTCGCCACCGGACGCGCGGAAGTGATGGTCGACCCGGTGATGAACGTCTGGGACGCCGCGGCGGTGCAGCCGATTCTCGAAGAGGCCGGCGGCACATTTACCGATTGGGCCGGCGAGCCGACGATTCACCATCGCGAGGGCCTGGCCACCAACGGCAGGCTGCTCGAGGCGGTGCTCGCCCATACGCGCCCTCACGCGGGCCGGTTCGCGACCGCGAGCGGGTGA
- a CDS encoding Rrf2 family transcriptional regulator codes for MKLSRTVAYAIQATLQLAQDKTGSPVPCSRMAAQGQMPERFLLQILRNLVTHGILQSSRGVEGGYTLERKPTEISLLDLIEAVDGPIASGMPLGDQLPPGSRDLLESTLRAISDQARAGLAAVKLSDLLPDQGDSPVVDVPSAINSQQTNATS; via the coding sequence ATGAAACTGTCTCGCACAGTCGCCTACGCAATCCAGGCGACCCTGCAGCTAGCCCAGGACAAGACGGGTTCGCCGGTCCCGTGCAGCCGCATGGCAGCGCAGGGGCAGATGCCCGAGCGATTTCTGCTGCAAATTCTCCGCAATCTCGTCACGCACGGCATCCTGCAGTCGTCGCGCGGCGTCGAAGGGGGCTACACGCTGGAGCGCAAGCCCACGGAAATCTCTTTGTTGGATTTGATCGAGGCGGTTGACGGACCTATCGCCAGCGGGATGCCCCTGGGCGATCAACTTCCACCCGGAAGCCGCGATTTGCTCGAAAGCACGCTCCGGGCAATTTCCGACCAGGCGCGTGCAGGATTGGCTGCCGTCAAGTTGTCTGACCTGCTTCCCGACCAGGGCGACTCGCCGGTCGTCGACGTGCCCTCGGCGATCAACTCTCAGCAGACGAACGCCACCTCGTAA
- a CDS encoding TraR/DksA family transcriptional regulator has translation MKKAESKVYKERLLALRARLRGDVNQLADAALKKNRGEGSGDLSTMPIHMADLGSDNFEQEFTLSLMESEGVTLEQIEQALERIEDGVYGECDECGVKIPKARLEAIPYTSLCVKCASKAERQ, from the coding sequence ATGAAGAAGGCCGAGAGCAAGGTTTACAAGGAACGACTGTTGGCGCTGCGGGCGCGGCTGCGTGGCGACGTCAATCAGTTGGCCGATGCAGCGCTGAAAAAGAATCGCGGCGAAGGCAGCGGTGACTTGTCGACCATGCCGATTCATATGGCCGATCTGGGGAGCGACAACTTCGAGCAGGAGTTCACGCTGAGCCTGATGGAATCCGAAGGGGTCACGCTCGAGCAGATCGAGCAGGCTCTCGAGCGGATCGAAGACGGCGTTTACGGCGAGTGCGACGAGTGCGGGGTGAAGATCCCCAAGGCTCGGCTCGAGGCCATCCCGTACACGTCGCTGTGCGTGAAATGCGCGTCGAAAGCCGAGCGGCAGTAG
- a CDS encoding TlpA family protein disulfide reductase, which yields MSPALLTCLLAAAFGADPALEPGTLLVYRGSIAEMGRDGVPGEAQKNFDLSVLVAEHNQGGTRLDWLLDEQGRGQWPWIERFGVWELNERGEPAGAASGPALLYDRGDGTSIVPIAPLMADLPDGIEPGHTWGPATAPSTYRGEVELLGGRAREVALDNPYGRQRTTWIETSGPLVLAIKERVFMGMGVEYELALQLAGRETLNSATRDTTLATFKSLAELKQQLQLEPRQESVQWNAAQVSLLADNLPKLREAHGAGPLANLLRAAENDLANQTERVDDVAKLVREFTGTEVAPFDIPGLGHGGLTQADLRGKVTVLHFWDYRDEPLKEPYGQIGYLDFLYGQRRAQGVAVYGVAVDTRLGDEQLRGAATRSVRKLQEFMNLSYPLLLDAGALLKQFGDPRRAGAGLPLFVVVGRDGRVAHYHVGHYEVNRDQGLTELDTAVGAALAAGAAP from the coding sequence ATGTCCCCGGCACTGCTCACCTGCTTGCTTGCGGCCGCGTTCGGAGCCGATCCCGCGCTTGAGCCAGGTACCCTGCTCGTCTACCGCGGGTCGATCGCCGAAATGGGGCGCGACGGGGTGCCCGGCGAGGCTCAGAAAAACTTCGACCTGTCGGTCTTGGTTGCCGAGCACAACCAGGGCGGGACGCGACTCGATTGGTTGCTCGACGAGCAAGGACGCGGCCAGTGGCCCTGGATCGAACGCTTCGGCGTCTGGGAACTGAACGAGCGGGGCGAGCCGGCCGGCGCAGCGAGCGGACCCGCACTGCTCTACGACCGGGGAGACGGTACGAGCATCGTGCCGATCGCGCCGCTCATGGCTGACCTGCCCGATGGCATCGAGCCGGGCCACACCTGGGGACCGGCGACCGCACCTTCCACCTACCGGGGCGAAGTCGAACTGCTGGGCGGCCGTGCGCGGGAAGTCGCGCTCGACAATCCTTATGGCCGACAGCGCACCACGTGGATCGAGACCTCCGGGCCGCTGGTTTTGGCCATCAAGGAACGCGTGTTCATGGGTATGGGGGTCGAATACGAGTTGGCCCTGCAACTGGCCGGCCGTGAGACTCTGAATTCTGCCACGCGTGACACCACCCTGGCCACGTTCAAGTCACTGGCCGAACTGAAGCAGCAGCTCCAGCTCGAACCTCGCCAGGAATCCGTGCAATGGAACGCCGCTCAGGTGAGTTTGCTGGCCGACAATCTGCCCAAGCTGCGCGAGGCACATGGCGCCGGCCCATTGGCCAACTTGCTGCGCGCGGCGGAAAACGATCTGGCCAACCAGACTGAGCGTGTTGACGACGTGGCCAAACTCGTCCGCGAATTCACCGGCACGGAGGTGGCGCCCTTCGACATCCCCGGCTTGGGCCACGGTGGGCTCACGCAAGCCGACCTGCGCGGCAAAGTCACCGTGCTGCACTTCTGGGACTACCGCGATGAGCCGCTCAAGGAGCCGTACGGCCAGATCGGTTATCTCGATTTTCTTTACGGTCAGCGCCGCGCGCAGGGTGTGGCCGTGTATGGCGTGGCGGTCGACACTCGACTGGGCGATGAGCAACTGCGCGGCGCGGCGACCCGCAGCGTGCGAAAACTGCAGGAATTCATGAACCTGAGCTATCCGCTCCTGCTCGACGCCGGCGCGCTACTCAAGCAATTCGGCGATCCGCGCCGCGCGGGCGCAGGGTTACCGTTGTTCGTGGTCGTCGGGCGCGACGGTCGCGTGGCGCACTACCACGTCGGCCATTACGAAGTGAACCGCGATCAGGGCCTGACCGAACTCGACACGGCCGTCGGTGCGGCGTTGGCGGCGGGCGCTGCGCCCTGA